One region of Thermoanaerobacterales bacterium genomic DNA includes:
- the atpG gene encoding ATP synthase F1 subunit gamma, with translation MPAVADLRRRIANIRNVRQLARAMKAVAAARLARARAAAAAARPYAGEIGGLLARLAAAPGIEHPLLLPPGAPAPAGRRCLLVIAGDRGLAGGFNAAVVRAALDMQKAREGGGPAPAFIAVGRRAVTALRFRGADLRETFTGLDDPVPPELSRAVAARLLDGLAAGEFAAVDLVYNRFVSVLVQRPAVEPLLPVVPPAPEDVERRKGPQPLYIVEPSPQEVLGELVPAYVTARVHRALAESRAGEHAARMAAMDAAVRNAGEAVDRLTRELSRRRQQAITMEILDIVGGAAAIDNR, from the coding sequence GTGCCCGCCGTCGCCGACCTGCGCCGGCGCATCGCCAACATCCGCAACGTTCGGCAGCTCGCCCGCGCCATGAAGGCCGTGGCCGCCGCCCGGTTGGCCCGCGCCCGCGCGGCGGCCGCGGCGGCGCGCCCCTACGCCGGGGAAATCGGCGGCCTTCTGGCGCGCCTGGCGGCCGCTCCGGGGATCGAGCACCCCCTGCTGCTCCCGCCCGGTGCTCCGGCCCCGGCCGGCCGCCGCTGCCTGCTGGTCATCGCCGGCGACCGGGGGCTTGCCGGCGGCTTCAACGCCGCCGTCGTCCGCGCCGCCCTGGACATGCAAAAGGCACGCGAGGGCGGCGGGCCGGCCCCGGCCTTCATCGCCGTCGGGCGCCGGGCCGTCACCGCTCTGCGCTTCCGCGGGGCCGACCTGCGCGAGACGTTCACCGGGCTTGACGACCCGGTCCCCCCGGAGCTGAGCCGCGCCGTCGCCGCCCGCCTGCTGGACGGCCTGGCCGCCGGGGAGTTCGCCGCCGTGGACCTGGTCTACAACCGCTTCGTCAGCGTCCTCGTCCAGCGCCCGGCGGTCGAACCCCTCCTGCCCGTCGTCCCCCCGGCGCCGGAGGATGTAGAGCGGCGTAAAGGTCCGCAGCCGCTCTACATCGTCGAGCCCTCGCCGCAGGAGGTCCTCGGCGAACTCGTCCCGGCCTACGTCACCGCCCGCGTCCACCGCGCCCTGGCCGAGTCCCGCGCCGGGGAGCACGCCGCCCGCATGGCGGCCATGGACGCCGCGGTGCGCAACGCCGGCGAGGCCGTCGACCGCCTGACACGGGAGTTGTCCCGGCGGCGGCAGCAGGCGATCACCATGGAGATCCTCGACATCGTAGGCGGCGCCGCCGCCATCGACAACCGGTGA
- the atpA gene encoding F0F1 ATP synthase subunit alpha, which translates to MALRADEIVNVLKEKIADFEARVEVAETGSIVRIGDGVADVYGLERCVFSELVEFANGVLGMALHLGEDVTGCVIFGPYADLREGDIVRRTGRVASVPAGDVLLGRVVNPVGEPADGGGPVRTDRRRPVDRTAPGIIARRAVNVPLQTGIKAIDSMIPIGRGQRELILGDRQTGKTALAVDTILNQRGQDVICIYVAIGQKASSVAQIVRVLRERGALDFTIVVSATASDPAPLLYLAPFAGTAMGEEFMERGRDVLVVYDDLTRHAAAYREMALLLRRPPGREAFPGDIFYLHSRLLERAAALAPEAGGGTLTALPIVETLQGDLSAYIPTNVISITDGQIYLDPDLFYAGVRPAVNVGLSVSRVGGKAQKPAMRKVAGHLRLDLAQYRELAAFTQFGAELDAATRARLARGERVTEMLKQGQYRPMPLEEQVLAIFAAVHGYLDDLPVNRVRDFEHRFLEYMRTNHPEVGAAVRETGDLPDDLAAKLRESLEAFKDGWDVRGGK; encoded by the coding sequence GTGGCCCTGCGCGCTGACGAGATCGTCAATGTCCTGAAAGAAAAAATCGCGGACTTCGAGGCCCGCGTCGAGGTGGCCGAGACCGGCAGCATCGTCCGGATCGGGGACGGGGTGGCCGACGTCTACGGGCTGGAGCGCTGCGTCTTCTCGGAGTTGGTCGAGTTCGCCAACGGCGTCCTGGGCATGGCCCTGCACCTGGGCGAGGACGTCACCGGCTGCGTCATCTTCGGGCCCTACGCCGACCTGCGCGAGGGGGACATCGTGCGGCGCACGGGCCGGGTGGCCTCCGTGCCGGCGGGGGATGTGCTCCTCGGGCGGGTCGTTAACCCCGTCGGCGAGCCGGCCGACGGCGGGGGGCCGGTCAGGACCGACCGCCGCCGCCCGGTGGACCGTACCGCGCCGGGGATCATCGCCCGACGGGCGGTCAACGTCCCGCTGCAGACGGGGATCAAGGCCATCGACAGCATGATCCCCATCGGCCGCGGCCAGCGCGAGCTGATCCTGGGCGACCGGCAGACCGGGAAGACGGCCCTGGCCGTGGACACGATCCTCAACCAGCGCGGCCAGGACGTCATCTGTATCTACGTCGCCATCGGCCAGAAGGCCTCCAGCGTCGCGCAGATCGTGCGCGTCCTGCGGGAGCGCGGCGCCCTGGACTTCACCATCGTCGTCTCGGCCACGGCCTCCGACCCCGCGCCGCTCCTCTACCTCGCCCCCTTCGCGGGGACGGCGATGGGGGAGGAGTTCATGGAGCGGGGGAGGGACGTCCTGGTCGTCTACGACGACCTCACCCGGCACGCCGCCGCCTACCGGGAGATGGCCCTGCTGCTGCGCCGCCCGCCGGGGCGGGAGGCCTTCCCGGGGGACATCTTCTACCTGCACTCGCGGCTGCTGGAGCGGGCGGCCGCCCTGGCCCCCGAGGCCGGCGGGGGCACCCTGACCGCCCTGCCGATCGTCGAGACCCTGCAGGGCGACCTCTCGGCCTACATCCCGACCAACGTCATCTCCATCACCGACGGGCAGATCTACCTCGACCCGGACCTCTTCTACGCCGGGGTGCGGCCGGCGGTCAACGTCGGGCTCTCGGTCTCCCGCGTCGGCGGCAAGGCGCAGAAGCCCGCCATGCGCAAGGTGGCCGGCCACCTGCGCCTCGACCTGGCGCAGTACCGGGAACTGGCGGCCTTCACCCAGTTCGGGGCGGAACTGGACGCCGCCACCCGCGCCCGCCTGGCCCGGGGCGAGCGGGTGACCGAGATGCTGAAACAGGGGCAGTACCGGCCGATGCCCCTGGAAGAACAGGTCCTGGCCATCTTCGCCGCCGTGCACGGCTACCTGGACGACCTGCCCGTTAACCGGGTGCGGGATTTCGAGCACCGGTTCCTGGAGTACATGCGCACCAACCACCCGGAGGTCGGGGCGGCCGTCCGGGAGACCGGCGACCTGCCCGACGACCTGGCGGCGAAGCTCCGGGAGAGCCTGGAGGCGTTCAAGGATGGGTGGGATGTGAGAGGCGGGAAGTGA